The following are encoded together in the Bradyrhizobium algeriense genome:
- a CDS encoding ABC transporter permease, with amino-acid sequence MTSGESVTVAADRKRPRGLAVMLRSQMRNIAPFLTLICLFSFFAAASPSFATLDNFGNILTQISVTGIIAVGLTFVILCAEIDLSIAAIANVTGIAVAYFTLQESYVNIANVPMPGWAAILLALALCALLGLVNAFGLTVIGIPSFIMTLAMMQIAAGISALLVRGQIAYKVPPLVTTLGSTSIGGIPWIVIVAALMLLGGHLVLTYTRFGRYVYMVGGNREAAEYSGLNVKLILGSVMVISAVCAGIGGMLGVAHFGSAQQNEFDTYLLDSIAAVVVGGTSLFGGRGGIGNTIVGLFVLGVLNNGLDHVNIDSFLKILIRGLILLAALIINVYAQRLRERAVE; translated from the coding sequence ATGACTTCAGGTGAAAGCGTGACAGTCGCCGCGGATCGGAAACGGCCTCGCGGGCTAGCCGTGATGTTGCGTTCCCAGATGCGCAACATCGCGCCGTTCCTGACGCTGATCTGCCTGTTCAGCTTCTTCGCGGCAGCAAGCCCCTCGTTTGCGACGCTCGACAATTTCGGCAACATCCTCACCCAGATTTCGGTCACCGGCATCATCGCCGTCGGCCTCACCTTCGTGATCCTGTGCGCCGAGATCGATCTTTCGATCGCCGCCATCGCCAACGTCACCGGCATTGCGGTCGCCTATTTCACGCTACAGGAATCCTACGTCAACATCGCCAACGTCCCGATGCCCGGATGGGCCGCGATCCTGCTGGCGCTGGCGCTGTGTGCCCTGCTCGGCCTCGTCAACGCGTTCGGGCTGACGGTGATCGGCATCCCCTCCTTCATCATGACGCTGGCGATGATGCAGATCGCGGCCGGCATCTCGGCGCTGCTGGTGCGCGGGCAGATCGCCTACAAGGTGCCCCCGCTGGTGACGACCTTGGGATCGACATCGATCGGCGGCATCCCCTGGATCGTGATCGTGGCAGCCCTGATGCTGCTCGGCGGCCATCTGGTGCTGACCTACACCCGCTTCGGCCGCTACGTCTACATGGTCGGCGGAAACCGCGAGGCAGCGGAATATTCCGGCCTCAACGTCAAGCTCATCCTCGGCAGCGTCATGGTGATTTCGGCGGTGTGCGCCGGCATCGGCGGCATGCTCGGGGTGGCGCATTTCGGCAGCGCGCAGCAGAACGAGTTCGACACTTATCTTCTGGATTCGATCGCCGCCGTCGTGGTCGGCGGCACCAGCCTCTTCGGCGGCCGCGGCGGCATCGGCAACACCATCGTCGGCCTGTTCGTGCTCGGCGTCCTCAACAACGGGCTCGACCACGTCAATATCGACAGTTTTCTGAAGATCCTGATCCGCGGCCTGATCCTGCTGGCGGCGCTCATCATCAATGTCTATGCGCAGCGATTGCGGGAACGGGCGGTGGAGTAA